In Lujinxingia sediminis, a single genomic region encodes these proteins:
- a CDS encoding serine/threonine-protein kinase gives MPETIAERYELIETLGHGGMATVFRAFDRTLARQVAIKRLHPHLASIPEHRARFEREARAVARLDHPGIVKIYDFSSPESDDAYIVMELVDGESLAALLERCGPLPPEFAAIVIAETLQALDLAHQHQIIHRDLKPENIMLRADTSVVILDFGLANLLDQARITRSGALLGSPAFMAPELMEGHSADIKSDLFAIGATFYRLVTGDDAFEGNHPAQILRAIERGDHTPAHRRQPRVGRRFSQLISRWMSVAPEKRPASAIAAQNELQALVDVTLWRQHLKQHINKSSCNPLGIDTTHALDALICNGLMQRVDTLSSQGDTLAATYELERVLAYQPDSPEALTKLSFLNARARRPLRPGLRALTGAAALLVLAVTGGVLWLDERASAAEGVTSSAGLRKPTPRLAETRPHSQTPPSTAPRYSVDVGPLGAHVAVALDVARDAASSSSARPAPAASIARRPGAEPAVATTLAASELEHAPDASASTAPQTLKQRFRVIPAAATLSIDGKRYSAIEAARGIELPVGPTLIEATSPGCEALRTSIDITRESSQRAQRVVLSWLPGYIELVTDRNALVWLDQHSRPVMVSASGASEPLAVPFGRADEAPARRQVELRVASHHDLTRILSRTVTVRPGQTTSLALSLGDTDPPR, from the coding sequence ATGCCCGAAACGATCGCCGAGCGTTATGAGCTCATTGAGACGCTCGGACACGGCGGCATGGCGACGGTCTTTCGTGCATTCGACCGAACTCTGGCGCGTCAGGTCGCGATCAAACGTCTTCATCCGCACCTGGCAAGCATACCGGAGCACCGCGCGCGATTTGAGCGCGAAGCCCGCGCAGTCGCGCGCCTGGATCACCCGGGCATCGTCAAAATTTACGACTTCTCCTCGCCCGAATCCGACGACGCCTACATCGTCATGGAGCTCGTAGACGGCGAATCGCTCGCTGCACTCCTTGAGCGCTGCGGACCGCTGCCGCCGGAGTTCGCGGCAATCGTGATCGCCGAGACCCTCCAAGCGCTGGACCTGGCGCATCAGCACCAGATCATCCACCGGGATCTGAAACCCGAAAACATCATGCTGCGGGCAGACACCTCGGTCGTGATTCTGGACTTCGGGCTGGCCAACCTGCTCGACCAGGCCCGCATTACCCGCAGCGGAGCGCTGCTCGGGAGTCCCGCATTTATGGCACCGGAGCTTATGGAGGGGCACAGTGCCGATATCAAAAGCGATCTCTTCGCCATCGGTGCAACCTTCTACCGGCTCGTCACCGGCGATGACGCCTTTGAAGGCAACCATCCCGCGCAGATTCTTCGCGCCATTGAGCGCGGCGACCATACTCCCGCCCATCGACGCCAGCCCCGCGTCGGGCGTCGCTTCAGTCAGCTGATCAGCCGTTGGATGAGTGTTGCTCCCGAGAAGCGCCCCGCAAGTGCCATTGCCGCGCAGAACGAGCTTCAGGCGTTGGTCGATGTGACTCTGTGGCGCCAACACCTCAAGCAACACATCAACAAAAGCTCATGCAATCCTTTAGGGATCGATACGACACACGCGCTCGACGCGTTGATCTGCAACGGACTCATGCAGCGTGTGGACACGCTCAGCTCGCAGGGCGACACGTTGGCAGCCACCTACGAACTCGAACGTGTGCTTGCCTACCAACCCGACTCCCCCGAAGCGCTGACGAAGCTTTCTTTTCTCAACGCAAGAGCTCGACGGCCCCTCCGACCCGGGCTCAGGGCTCTGACTGGCGCCGCAGCACTCCTTGTTCTGGCTGTGACTGGAGGCGTGCTCTGGCTTGATGAACGCGCATCGGCCGCCGAAGGCGTGACCTCCTCTGCAGGGTTGCGGAAGCCCACTCCACGACTCGCCGAGACACGCCCCCACTCACAGACGCCGCCTTCGACGGCGCCCCGGTATTCGGTAGACGTTGGCCCGCTTGGCGCACACGTCGCAGTGGCGCTGGATGTGGCACGAGACGCAGCGAGCTCCTCTTCGGCCCGCCCCGCCCCCGCCGCAAGCATCGCCAGACGACCCGGCGCCGAACCCGCCGTTGCGACCACGCTTGCAGCATCAGAACTGGAGCATGCCCCGGACGCATCTGCCAGCACAGCCCCCCAGACCTTAAAGCAACGCTTCAGGGTTATCCCTGCTGCAGCCACCCTGAGCATTGATGGCAAACGCTACTCAGCCATCGAGGCGGCTCGGGGCATCGAACTCCCGGTCGGCCCCACTCTTATTGAGGCCACAAGCCCGGGGTGCGAAGCGCTGAGAACCTCGATCGACATTACCCGGGAGTCGAGCCAACGCGCGCAGCGCGTTGTTTTGAGCTGGCTGCCGGGCTACATTGAGCTTGTCACGGATCGCAACGCACTGGTCTGGCTCGATCAGCATTCCCGACCGGTCATGGTGAGCGCCAGCGGTGCCTCCGAGCCTCTTGCAGTTCCCTTTGGCAGAGCGGACGAAGCGCCTGCCCGACGTCAGGTGGAGCTGCGCGTGGCGAGCCACCACGACCTGACCCGAATCCTCTCGCGTACAGTGACCGTACGCCCCGGACAAACCACCTCCCTGGCACTCTCCCTTGGCGATACCGACCCACCACGCTGA
- a CDS encoding FHA domain-containing protein, with translation MSDSRDKSLPFDVDDADLFSSVADDHVLSSAPIAPPASSHMTSPAPAPASTRRVGRAHQPEAFLDIESPGRSPQRVRLQGPRFLLGGERADLTLDDRFVSRWHAQLSQEQGAWVLEDLGSHNGVYLRIADEFVMEDGDEIIVGAQRLAFRTGWDAGQTQTVPTLGAPKLPTAPRLVEYVEGGHIRGIYPIVDSMLIGREGADLNFPHDELLSSPHASFERHDGQFYLRDLISESGTFIRIRGAVELIDGDCFCVGRTRLQVRYQG, from the coding sequence ATGTCTGACTCTCGCGACAAGAGCCTGCCCTTCGACGTCGACGACGCTGACCTCTTCTCCAGTGTGGCCGATGACCATGTGCTGAGTTCGGCACCGATCGCACCACCGGCCTCGTCTCACATGACGTCTCCCGCTCCGGCTCCAGCATCCACTCGCCGAGTTGGCCGCGCGCATCAGCCCGAAGCCTTCCTGGACATCGAATCGCCCGGGCGTTCGCCGCAGCGTGTTCGACTTCAGGGGCCTCGGTTTTTGCTCGGCGGAGAGCGCGCAGATCTTACGCTCGACGATCGCTTCGTCTCCCGCTGGCATGCCCAGCTCAGCCAGGAGCAAGGCGCCTGGGTGCTCGAAGATCTGGGCAGCCATAATGGCGTCTACCTGCGAATCGCTGACGAGTTCGTGATGGAGGATGGGGACGAGATCATTGTGGGCGCCCAGCGTCTGGCGTTTCGAACCGGCTGGGACGCAGGTCAAACGCAGACTGTGCCCACACTCGGAGCGCCAAAGCTGCCCACGGCTCCGCGCCTCGTAGAGTATGTCGAGGGAGGCCATATTCGGGGGATTTACCCTATCGTGGACTCCATGCTTATCGGGCGCGAGGGGGCCGACCTGAACTTCCCTCATGACGAGCTTCTCTCCTCGCCACACGCCAGTTTTGAGCGCCACGACGGGCAGTTTTATTTGCGCGATCTTATCAGCGAGTCTGGCACCTTTATTCGAATTCGTGGCGCCGTTGAGCTGATCGACGGCGATTGTTTTTGCGTCGGCCGCACGCGGCTGCAGGTTCGGTATCAGGGATGA
- a CDS encoding PhoH family protein, producing MSDTDLVQLHLEFADAEVARYIYGHRDAFLKLIETRLDVRIGARGTEAHIEGAANDARVAERVLRQLYSLGQRGHHLSAVDVGRAIDLLVRDPKINLVDIFTDRVLATKHNQIISPKGLAQKAYVDAIRKHDVVFGIGPAGTGKTYLAMAMALSAYFSKSVKRIILTRPAVEAGEKLGFLPGDLAEKVNPYLRPLYDALHDMVELEKAEMMLERGVVEVAPLAFMRGRTLNDAFIIFDEAQNATNAQVKMFLTRIGFNSRAVITGDITQIDLPSKRMSGLVEAERVLDNIPGIAFCRFSQHDVVRHPLVQKIIDAYERNAQAEFDGARDRATSEES from the coding sequence TTGTCCGACACCGATCTTGTTCAGCTTCACCTGGAATTCGCCGATGCCGAAGTAGCGCGCTACATCTACGGCCACCGCGATGCTTTCCTCAAACTCATTGAAACCCGCCTCGATGTTCGCATCGGCGCCCGCGGCACCGAGGCGCATATCGAAGGGGCGGCGAACGATGCCCGAGTCGCCGAGCGAGTGCTCCGCCAGCTCTACAGCCTGGGGCAACGCGGTCATCACTTGAGCGCGGTCGATGTGGGGCGCGCGATCGACCTCCTGGTTCGCGACCCGAAGATTAACCTGGTCGACATCTTCACCGACCGGGTCCTGGCGACCAAACATAACCAGATCATCTCGCCGAAGGGGCTGGCGCAGAAGGCGTACGTCGACGCTATCCGCAAGCATGACGTCGTGTTTGGCATCGGCCCGGCCGGCACCGGCAAGACCTACCTGGCGATGGCGATGGCGCTCTCGGCCTACTTCTCCAAAAGCGTCAAGCGCATCATCCTGACCCGCCCGGCGGTCGAGGCCGGCGAGAAACTTGGGTTCTTGCCGGGCGACCTCGCCGAGAAGGTCAACCCTTACCTGCGCCCCCTCTACGATGCGTTGCACGATATGGTGGAGCTTGAGAAGGCCGAGATGATGCTGGAGCGCGGCGTGGTCGAGGTGGCACCGCTCGCATTTATGCGCGGTCGAACGCTCAACGACGCGTTCATCATCTTCGACGAAGCGCAAAACGCGACCAATGCTCAGGTGAAGATGTTCTTGACCCGCATCGGCTTTAACTCACGTGCGGTAATCACCGGCGACATCACCCAGATCGATCTGCCTTCCAAGCGAATGAGCGGACTGGTCGAAGCGGAGCGCGTGCTCGATAACATCCCGGGTATCGCCTTCTGCCGCTTTTCCCAGCATGATGTGGTACGCCACCCCCTGGTGCAGAAGATCATCGATGCCTACGAACGCAACGCACAAGCCGAGTTCGACGGGGCGCGCGACCGGGCCACCTCCGAAGAGTCCTAG
- a CDS encoding MazG nucleotide pyrophosphohydrolase domain-containing protein produces MPEDPHRPAISPSELRLQGLRRAQNLGDEAASWGFDWPTVDGALAKVDEEIAEVRAELAHPTPSLERVRAELGDLLFAVVNVARHLNLDAQSALDEASDTFERRITSVRAQATEAGHRPEDLSLDELEAFWRNAKAAAGLDSPKSSDL; encoded by the coding sequence ATGCCCGAAGATCCCCACCGCCCCGCCATCTCCCCCTCCGAGCTTCGCCTGCAAGGCTTGCGACGTGCTCAAAATCTGGGCGATGAGGCGGCCTCCTGGGGCTTTGATTGGCCCACCGTTGACGGCGCGCTCGCCAAGGTCGACGAAGAAATCGCCGAGGTTCGCGCCGAGCTTGCCCATCCCACACCCTCGCTCGAACGCGTGCGTGCGGAGCTCGGCGATCTGCTCTTTGCGGTGGTCAATGTCGCTCGCCACCTCAATCTCGACGCACAGAGCGCGCTTGACGAGGCCAGTGATACCTTCGAACGACGTATCACATCGGTCCGCGCTCAGGCTACCGAGGCCGGGCATCGCCCCGAAGATCTCAGCCTCGATGAGCTCGAAGCGTTCTGGCGAAACGCCAAGGCTGCGGCCGGTCTTGATTCGCCGAAATCAAGCGACCTATAG